In a genomic window of Rhododendron vialii isolate Sample 1 chromosome 12a, ASM3025357v1:
- the LOC131310318 gene encoding protein WVD2-like 7 → MGESTAAAALDVENKVGESVASGAALEASVSFGRFERDSLSWEKWSSFSQNKYLEEVEKFSAPGSVAQKKAYFEAHYKKVASRKAEPQGQEEKQTEIKALTMNDLNGEEIHHRNTSGTDTEVDIVMCQSSAEEVEQVSDSNDVLDSSLLDESNDSATSTIECRNSLVDGAKEEFDSIPDGLELSKLEEAVVVQEGTCISGSQENVNLLPVVVQEETNLNGAQDMVQFRSVLEETRNNMEIEKDIANLDSSKISEKIIPTRKERDLEGTKKKPASPLPKKSPQISTPKLAKPTPSPTLMSASRSITKRESGLALPRSKNLSAGERKEIVPPPLQMSPSLSPANSESTPPTMTRKSLIMEKMGDKDIVKRAFKTFQNNFNQVQSFSSSYEMSSRETKVSTARPEQKFGTSLTSRKENEGVRRAAEKMDAQKGQLGRSLNSPLGRSLKGASMDQRIAKPAPSSIGSISDGRAEKQRELSNKLEKKSYAKEVEKTRLHSKPKEEKLRQSLNLKATPMPGSYRGHGISKNLLDKEGTQNLHHLRPEMQR, encoded by the exons ATGGGTGAATCAACTGCAGCAGCTGCACTTGATGTTGAAAACAAG GTGGGAGAGTCAGTTGCCTCTGGTGCTGCTCTGGAAGCATCGGTTTCTTTCGGTAGGTTTGAGCGAGATTCGCTTTCGTGGGAGAAATGGTCGTCTTTTtcgcaaaataagtacttggaAGAAGTTGAGAAGTTCTCAGCACCTGGATCGGTAGCTCAGAAGAAGGCTTACTTTGAAGCTCATTACAAGAAAGTCGCTTCTCGGAAGGCTGAACCACAGGGGCAGGAGGAGAAGCAAACTGAAATTAAGGCGTTGACGATGAATGATTTAAATGGTGAAGAAATTCATCACAGAAACACTTCTGGGACTGACACTGAGGTTGATATAGTCATGTGTCAAAGCTCAGCTGAAGAAGTTGAGCAAGTTAGTGATTCAAATGATGTATTGGATAGCAGCCTCTTAGATGAGTCCAACGACAGTGCCACGAGCACGATAGAGTGTCGAAACTCATTGGTAGATGGAGCAAAGGAGGAATTTGATAGCATACCAGATGGCCTTGAATTGAGCAAACTAGAAGAGGCTGTTGTAGTTCAAGAGGGCACTTGTATTAGTGGATCTCAGGAGAATGTGAATCTTCTCCCTGTAGTTGTTCAAGAGGAAACTAATCTGAATGGAGCTCAGGACATGGTGCAATTTCGATCGGTATTGGAGGAGACAAGAAACAACATGGAAATCGAAAAGGATATTGCAAATTTGGATTCATCGAAAATTTCTGAGAAG ATAATTCCGACCAGAAAGGAGAGGGATTTGGAAGGAACAAAGAAGAAGCCAGCATCTCCTTTACCCAAAAAGTCACCACAAATTTCCACACCGAAACTAGCAAAACCAACACCAAGCCCCACTCTAATGTCTGCTTCGCGGTCCATAACAAAAAGGGAAAGTGGTTTAGCATTGCCGAGGAGCAAGAATCTCTCTGcaggagaaagaaaggaaatcgTTCCTCCACCACTGCAGATGTCACCTAGTTTGAGTCCTGCAAATTCTGAATCAACTCCTCCCACCATGACTCGAAAGTCTCTTATTATGGAGAAAATGGGGGATAAAGACATTGTTAAGCGGGCATTTAAGACATTTCAGAACAATTTCAACCAAGTTCAATCTTTTAGTTCTAGTTATGAGATGTCTTCTAGAGAAACGAAG GTGTCAACTGCCAGGCCGGAGCAAAAGTTCGGAACTTCTTTGACTTCTCGAAAGGAGAACGAGGG AGTGAGGAGGGCAGCAGAGAAGATGGATGCTCAAAAAGGTCAATTGGGAAGAAGCTTGAATTCTCCCTTGGGGAG GTCGCTAAAAGGAGCTAGTATGGATCAAAGGATCGCAAAGCCTGCCCCATCTTCTATTGGCTCGATAAGTGATGGAAGAGCTGAAAAACAAAGAGAG tTGTCGAATAAGCTGGAGAAAAAATCATATGCCAAAGAAGTGGAAAAAACACGCCTTCACTCAAAGCCAAAG GAGGAAAAGCTCAGACAGAGCCTGAATTTGAAAGCCACTCCGATGCCAGGTTCTTATAGGGGCCATGGGATATCAAAGAATCTTTTAGATAAG GAGGGAACCCAGAATCTACACCATCTTCGACCAGAAATGCAGAGGTGA